Proteins encoded by one window of Clostridium bornimense:
- a CDS encoding DUF350 domain-containing protein — protein MDWLKFMYDLIAVFGFSLLGIILMALGYKILDWVVPADFNKELEKGNLAVGVVVAGLLIGIALIIARVVGV, from the coding sequence ATGGATTGGTTAAAGTTTATGTATGACCTTATAGCTGTATTTGGATTTTCTTTATTAGGAATTATACTTATGGCATTAGGATATAAGATTCTTGATTGGGTAGTACCAGCAGATTTTAACAAGGAATTAGAAAAAGGTAATTTAGCTGTTGGTGTAGTCGTTGCAGGTTTACTTATTGGAATAGCTTTAATAATTGCAAGAGTTGTTGGGGTATAG
- a CDS encoding C40 family peptidase translates to MNKTIKKVVTLLIVSIISLNFNYINVYAEPSLQDKKAEKENQYSDIMAQIEESRTKASALDNEIGSIMSRKSEIESLISEKEELISEKEREIEEKEAELKDREYDFQERVKSVYKNGSEPIIDLLVSSKSIGDLIDRSEIVKGVSKYDRRLISGLKESKVSLSKVKDDLENDRESLKMLKGSLDTEAAQLEVKLSEQEKTQEELNNIKNTYSAELDKINEEIRLEAEAVLKRNEEKTAQIAQNTAGNSNNTNNSGSQQSNNNNNIVTPEQPEVTPPATNTNLANAVLEEARKHLGKPYVWGAKGPDTFDCSGFVQYVFKQVGINAPAPTYTQVNLGKQVPIGQEQPGDLVFFGSISAPHHVGIYVGDGIYIHAPQTGDYVKYSKLMYAKDYSQARRLIN, encoded by the coding sequence ATGAACAAAACTATAAAAAAAGTTGTAACACTATTAATTGTAAGTATTATCAGTTTGAATTTTAATTATATCAATGTATATGCTGAACCTAGTTTGCAAGATAAAAAGGCTGAAAAAGAAAATCAATATAGTGATATCATGGCGCAAATAGAGGAATCTAGGACAAAGGCAAGTGCGCTAGATAATGAAATAGGAAGTATTATGTCTAGAAAATCCGAGATAGAAAGTTTAATTAGTGAGAAAGAAGAACTTATATCTGAGAAGGAAAGAGAAATAGAAGAAAAAGAAGCTGAACTTAAAGATAGGGAATATGATTTTCAAGAAAGAGTAAAAAGTGTATACAAAAATGGAAGTGAACCTATAATCGACCTTTTAGTATCATCAAAAAGTATTGGAGATTTGATAGATAGATCTGAAATTGTAAAAGGGGTAAGTAAGTATGACCGTAGGTTAATTTCAGGATTAAAGGAAAGTAAAGTGTCACTTTCGAAGGTAAAGGATGATTTAGAGAATGATAGAGAATCATTAAAAATGTTAAAAGGTTCTTTAGATACTGAGGCGGCACAGTTAGAGGTCAAGTTATCAGAGCAAGAAAAAACTCAAGAAGAATTAAATAATATAAAGAATACATATAGTGCGGAATTGGATAAAATAAATGAAGAAATTAGATTAGAAGCTGAAGCTGTTTTAAAAAGAAACGAAGAAAAGACAGCACAAATAGCTCAAAATACTGCTGGAAATTCTAATAATACCAATAATAGTGGAAGTCAACAAAGTAATAACAATAATAATATAGTAACACCAGAACAACCTGAGGTGACCCCGCCAGCTACTAATACTAACTTAGCTAATGCAGTGTTAGAAGAGGCAAGAAAGCACTTAGGAAAGCCATATGTATGGGGTGCAAAGGGGCCAGATACATTTGATTGCTCTGGATTTGTACAATATGTATTTAAACAAGTAGGAATTAATGCACCAGCACCAACATATACTCAAGTTAACTTAGGAAAACAAGTTCCAATAGGACAAGAACAACCGGGAGATTTAGTGTTCTTTGGATCAATAAGTGCTCCACATCATGTAGGTATATATGTTGGAGATGGCATATATATTCATGCGCCGCAAACTGGAGATTATGTAAAATATTCAAAATTAATGTATGCTAAAGACTATAGTCAAGCAAGAAGGTTAATTAATTAA
- a CDS encoding cation-translocating P-type ATPase, producing the protein MFYNKSKKEVLQTLNSNEKLGLTTKESTERLAKNGKNILESSEKKSMIKAFFNQFKDFMIYILIIAAIISGFLGEITDAAIIILVILLNAVIGVIQEAKAEHSLEALKQLSTPKALVKRDGTLSEISSEDIVIGDIVILDAGRYVPCDIRLLEDVNLKIDESALTGESEPVTKDSSLALDNENVPLGDRRNMAFMSTLVTYGRGVGIATSTGMNTEIGHIAEMIKENTDSTTPLQKKLAELGKFLGFAAIGICILIFIIGLFQKRPFLEIFMTSISLAVAAIPEGLPAIVTIVLALGVTKMSKENAIVKKLPAVETLGSVNIICSDKTGTLTQNKMTVTKFYCNEIYDTADKLDINDTVSKLLLEGNILCNDATFTDDTKTGDPTEIALLEIGYKYNIIKDELSILHPRVEEIPFDSDRKLMTTVNKYNDVYYSFTKGAIDNLLKICNKVLIKNTEVDLTDNLKETILNKATSMSSDALRVLGLAFKKIKSSNMTISTLESDLIFIGMVGMIDPPRTEVKDSINTATLAGIKTIMITGDHKDTAFAIGKDLGIADSINEAISGSELDKISDSELNKNIDNYRIFARVSPEHKVKIVKAFKSNGNIVSMTGDGVNDAPSLKAADIGVAMGITGTDVSKGAADIILLDDNFSTIVEAVKKGRSIFKNIKKSIIFLISCNLGEIVTILISILFNLPTPLRPIHLLWVNLITDSLPALSLGIDEEETDIMNEPPRNPNDSLFTGSITNLILNGILIGLLSISAFILGGAIHSNEIAYSLQHFDISGVILGFNHLNNTGNIYYPQTMAFIVLSVSQLVHSLNLRSDKKSIFQVGIFSNKYLILSIILGIVIQDIVTMVPFLASIFKVINLTSKDWLLVITLSITPLILNEIVKIFKRNKKRMR; encoded by the coding sequence ATGTTTTATAACAAATCTAAAAAAGAAGTGCTACAAACTCTAAATTCTAATGAGAAATTAGGTCTTACTACCAAAGAGTCTACAGAAAGACTAGCTAAAAACGGCAAAAATATTTTGGAATCATCAGAAAAAAAGTCTATGATAAAAGCCTTCTTCAATCAATTTAAAGACTTTATGATATATATTTTAATAATTGCTGCCATTATTTCTGGTTTCTTAGGCGAAATTACAGATGCAGCAATAATCATTTTAGTAATATTGCTAAATGCAGTAATTGGTGTTATACAAGAAGCAAAAGCTGAACATTCCCTAGAAGCTCTAAAGCAATTATCTACGCCTAAAGCATTAGTAAAAAGAGACGGAACATTATCTGAAATTTCTTCTGAAGACATAGTTATAGGAGATATAGTTATTTTAGATGCTGGGAGATATGTTCCCTGTGATATACGATTATTAGAAGATGTAAACTTAAAAATAGATGAATCTGCTTTGACTGGTGAATCTGAGCCAGTGACAAAAGACTCTTCTTTGGCACTAGATAATGAAAATGTACCTCTCGGTGATAGAAGAAATATGGCATTTATGTCTACCCTAGTTACTTATGGTAGAGGTGTTGGCATCGCAACTTCTACCGGTATGAATACAGAAATAGGCCATATAGCAGAGATGATTAAAGAAAATACAGATTCAACTACTCCATTGCAAAAAAAATTAGCTGAACTTGGTAAATTCTTAGGTTTTGCTGCTATAGGCATATGCATATTGATATTTATAATAGGTTTATTTCAAAAAAGACCTTTTCTAGAGATATTTATGACTTCTATATCTTTAGCTGTAGCTGCTATTCCTGAAGGTTTACCCGCTATAGTTACAATAGTCTTAGCTCTTGGTGTTACCAAAATGAGTAAAGAAAATGCAATAGTAAAAAAATTACCTGCTGTTGAAACATTGGGATCTGTAAACATAATTTGTTCTGATAAAACTGGTACACTTACTCAAAACAAAATGACTGTAACAAAATTTTATTGTAATGAAATTTATGATACTGCTGATAAATTAGATATTAATGATACTGTTTCTAAACTTCTTCTAGAAGGAAATATACTTTGCAACGACGCAACATTCACAGATGATACTAAAACTGGTGATCCAACAGAAATTGCTTTATTAGAGATTGGATATAAATATAATATTATAAAAGATGAGCTTTCTATTCTTCATCCAAGAGTTGAGGAAATACCTTTTGACTCTGACAGAAAACTAATGACTACTGTTAATAAATATAATGATGTATATTATTCTTTTACCAAGGGTGCCATCGATAATCTATTGAAAATATGTAATAAAGTACTTATCAAAAATACAGAAGTTGATTTAACAGATAACTTAAAAGAAACCATTCTTAATAAAGCGACGTCTATGTCTTCTGATGCATTAAGAGTCTTAGGCTTAGCGTTTAAAAAAATTAAATCTTCTAATATGACAATTTCTACTCTTGAAAGCGACTTAATATTCATTGGTATGGTTGGCATGATTGATCCTCCTAGAACCGAAGTAAAAGATTCAATAAACACAGCTACATTAGCTGGTATTAAAACAATAATGATTACAGGAGATCATAAAGATACTGCTTTTGCTATAGGTAAAGATTTAGGCATTGCAGATTCTATTAATGAAGCAATCTCTGGATCAGAATTAGATAAAATAAGTGATTCAGAATTGAATAAAAATATAGATAATTATAGAATTTTTGCCAGAGTGTCACCAGAACACAAAGTAAAAATAGTAAAAGCTTTTAAAAGTAATGGTAATATCGTATCAATGACTGGAGATGGTGTTAATGATGCTCCATCACTAAAAGCAGCTGATATTGGCGTAGCCATGGGTATAACAGGAACTGACGTTTCAAAAGGCGCAGCAGATATAATTTTATTAGATGATAACTTTTCCACAATTGTTGAAGCTGTAAAGAAAGGTAGAAGTATATTTAAAAATATTAAAAAATCAATTATATTTTTAATTTCTTGTAATCTTGGTGAAATAGTTACAATTCTTATTTCAATACTATTTAATTTACCAACACCACTTAGACCAATACATTTACTTTGGGTAAATTTAATAACAGACTCTTTACCTGCACTTTCATTAGGTATTGATGAAGAAGAAACCGATATAATGAATGAACCACCTCGTAATCCTAATGATAGCCTTTTTACGGGATCTATTACTAATTTAATTCTTAACGGAATACTAATAGGATTATTATCTATATCTGCATTTATACTTGGTGGAGCAATTCACTCCAATGAAATAGCGTATTCACTTCAACATTTTGATATTTCTGGTGTTATATTAGGATTTAATCATTTAAATAATACAGGTAATATATATTACCCTCAAACAATGGCTTTTATTGTACTATCAGTCTCTCAACTAGTCCATTCACTAAATTTACGTAGTGATAAAAAGTCCATTTTCCAAGTAGGTATTTTCTCTAATAAATACTTAATTTTATCTATTATTTTAGGTATAGTTATTCAAGATATAGTGACTATGGTACCATTTTTAGCCTCAATATTTAAAGTTATTAATCTAACTTCAAAAGACTGGTTATTAGTTATTACTTTAAGTATCACGCCCCTTATCCTTAACGAAATAGTAAAAATATTTAAAAGAAATAAGAAAAGGATGAGATAG
- a CDS encoding YaaR family protein, whose protein sequence is MEIQRINSNTPVKRDKPSIGEKKSFAQSFSFAKEKKNDEQLKRMLDDIKKKGNRLAITKCYADVKSYKNMIKEYLESVLSYMYDVKKDISFWQTQYFITVDVIDNKLEELTQALLENQGENIDIASTIDEISGLIVDIYK, encoded by the coding sequence GTGGAAATCCAAAGAATTAATAGTAATACTCCTGTAAAAAGAGACAAACCTAGCATAGGAGAAAAGAAAAGTTTTGCACAAAGTTTTTCTTTTGCAAAAGAGAAAAAAAATGATGAGCAATTAAAAAGAATGCTGGATGACATTAAGAAAAAGGGGAATAGGCTTGCAATAACAAAATGTTATGCAGATGTAAAAAGCTATAAGAATATGATTAAAGAGTATCTTGAATCTGTTTTAAGCTATATGTATGATGTTAAAAAGGACATATCATTTTGGCAAACTCAATATTTTATAACTGTTGATGTTATAGATAATAAGTTAGAGGAATTAACGCAAGCTTTACTTGAAAATCAGGGAGAGAATATAGATATTGCTTCAACTATTGATGAGATTTCAGGTTTAATAGTAGATATATATAAATAG
- a CDS encoding GNAT family N-acetyltransferase — protein sequence MKNPYEICPTFETESFILRLVSEEDFEGLLKCYSDSKAQKIFNSDRCTGDFCIYTIEDMLQCIKAWLCAYSQQEFIRFAIIDKLLSKAIGTVEMFGYAGKYKIKTGILRVDVSSEYENADYLNEIFSVCNENFFDLFEVDMIATKAIPQAVERRNTLLKIDFCEGNVYEGEHYFLRSK from the coding sequence ATGAAAAACCCATATGAAATATGCCCCACTTTTGAAACAGAAAGTTTTATTTTAAGACTCGTTTCAGAAGAAGATTTCGAAGGTCTACTTAAATGTTATTCTGATAGTAAGGCACAAAAAATTTTTAACTCTGATAGGTGTACAGGTGATTTTTGTATTTACACAATTGAGGATATGTTACAATGTATTAAAGCTTGGCTTTGTGCATATTCTCAACAAGAATTTATACGCTTTGCAATTATAGATAAATTACTATCTAAAGCTATTGGAACAGTAGAAATGTTTGGTTATGCTGGTAAATATAAAATTAAAACGGGAATACTCCGAGTTGATGTTTCTTCTGAATACGAAAATGCAGATTACTTAAACGAAATATTTAGTGTTTGTAACGAGAACTTTTTTGATTTGTTTGAGGTTGATATGATTGCAACTAAGGCAATACCTCAAGCTGTTGAAAGGCGGAATACATTATTAAAAATTGACTTCTGTGAAGGCAATGTATATGAAGGAGAGCACTATTTTTTGCGTTCAAAATAA
- the spoVB gene encoding stage V sporulation protein B, which yields MKIDKFYKETIVLSISNITMGLFRFVFSIILSKKLGSEGLGLYSIILPIYDLFCCLSCGGLVSAISSRGAEFVTKGNNLNLIKTIRVTAIFDFIWSLIIALLMFFNSSAISIYILKDIRSITSLRMISIAIIFISLSNVLKGYFLSLSKASIPAFIDIFEKVVRISMVLLTFHLIKVVDIPTAVTLVFFALCMGEGFSLLMLIIFYKTTRKKIIINYNVKSESMPQLLIQVLIIAIPLALNGFLSSILGTASTLILPRRLVSSGIPYETALSMIGEFSGMAVSIILFPSVIISAISTIIVPEISGSLATKNFFKVEKRIGDVIRVSLYLGIATLIICSIIPKDLGILFFNKASIYKYIFTAALCCPLYFTLYTTYGVMSGIGKQKDILLNSLIISILDIIILYIFGGISWINIYAYAITLFLTSLVGVILNIISIRSFTKIRFGKYQLISTCIITILTALIVAILNNLLINFNCFLKTLIVILVAFSSMILGGIKIDRLFE from the coding sequence ATGAAGATAGACAAATTTTACAAAGAAACTATCGTACTTTCAATTTCTAATATAACAATGGGATTATTTAGATTTGTTTTTTCAATAATACTATCAAAAAAACTTGGTTCTGAAGGGTTAGGACTATATTCAATAATATTACCTATATATGATTTGTTTTGCTGTTTATCTTGTGGTGGTTTAGTATCTGCTATATCATCAAGAGGTGCAGAGTTTGTTACAAAAGGAAATAATCTCAACTTAATAAAAACTATCAGGGTTACAGCTATTTTTGATTTTATCTGGTCACTTATAATAGCGTTATTAATGTTTTTTAATTCTTCAGCTATATCAATTTACATATTAAAAGATATTAGATCTATTACTTCTTTAAGAATGATCTCTATTGCTATAATTTTCATATCACTGTCAAATGTATTAAAAGGATATTTTCTATCACTTTCGAAAGCTTCTATTCCAGCTTTTATAGATATCTTCGAGAAGGTTGTTAGAATTTCAATGGTTCTTCTTACATTTCATCTTATTAAAGTAGTAGATATACCTACTGCTGTAACACTGGTTTTTTTCGCACTGTGCATGGGTGAGGGTTTTTCATTATTGATGTTAATAATATTTTATAAAACAACAAGAAAAAAAATAATAATTAACTATAATGTAAAAAGTGAATCAATGCCTCAATTATTAATACAAGTTCTTATAATAGCAATACCATTAGCTTTAAATGGTTTTCTATCTTCGATACTAGGTACAGCATCAACATTAATATTACCAAGAAGACTAGTATCATCTGGAATACCTTATGAAACAGCTTTATCTATGATAGGAGAATTTTCAGGAATGGCAGTAAGCATAATACTTTTTCCATCTGTAATAATTAGTGCTATATCTACTATTATAGTTCCTGAAATATCAGGTTCATTAGCTACAAAAAATTTCTTTAAAGTAGAAAAAAGAATAGGTGATGTTATACGAGTTTCTTTATATTTGGGAATAGCCACCTTAATAATATGCTCGATAATTCCAAAAGATCTTGGTATACTATTTTTTAATAAAGCATCTATTTATAAATACATATTTACAGCTGCATTATGTTGCCCTTTATACTTTACTCTTTATACTACATACGGAGTAATGAGCGGTATCGGAAAACAAAAAGATATACTCCTTAATTCACTAATTATATCAATATTAGATATAATCATTCTCTACATATTTGGAGGTATAAGCTGGATAAACATATATGCTTATGCTATAACTCTATTCCTCACTAGCCTAGTTGGTGTTATATTGAATATTATTAGTATACGTTCATTTACAAAAATCAGATTTGGGAAATATCAACTAATTTCTACATGTATTATAACTATACTTACTGCATTAATTGTAGCTATTTTAAATAATTTGCTTATCAATTTCAATTGCTTTCTAAAAACTTTAATAGTCATTTTGGTTGCATTTTCTTCTATGATCTTAGGTGGAATAAAAATAGATAGATTGTTTGAATAA
- a CDS encoding PQQ-dependent sugar dehydrogenase, giving the protein MNKKIGIFLVVSLILGSLVGYKYSAGYDIQKESDHGEVNLKGKDIKGAVDFVFDDKENIYIAFPHEIKKITSSGDSKRVYGDEDEIYSIEYSKGIIYAYIGNEVKSVDLDSYEVKSLVKGIPNIGDYKEGEIKLNRNKLYISVGANTNSGIVGEDNIWSSAYEESCDLPTYGVTLRGINYGDTGAFVPKGSITKKNQKVKGNNIGNASVITYDLTNKEISTYGYGIRNVKGMDFDKGGNLYAGVGGMEDRGSRPVKGDYDYIYKIEKGGWYGWPDYSGGDSLDSPRFNCSLLLNEVPTINPPSPLYANKNVSSIESLSIKDNIIYFIDNKDKVLKSLNLFGATTGELKFPDDFNLKKVKIHNNNIYILENGEGMIFKYDIDSIGKKYDNIIVLLLIIILIIIVAMIILLKRSLVKSKELRMKKCEK; this is encoded by the coding sequence ATGAATAAAAAAATAGGAATATTTTTAGTAGTATCTTTAATATTAGGAAGTTTAGTTGGGTATAAGTATTCCGCTGGCTATGATATACAAAAGGAAAGTGATCATGGAGAAGTAAATCTAAAAGGTAAGGATATAAAAGGAGCTGTAGATTTTGTATTCGATGATAAAGAGAATATATACATTGCTTTTCCTCATGAAATTAAGAAAATAACTAGTTCAGGGGATTCTAAAAGAGTATATGGTGATGAAGATGAAATATATTCTATTGAATACTCAAAGGGTATAATATATGCATATATAGGTAATGAAGTGAAAAGTGTAGATTTAGATTCCTATGAAGTAAAATCACTTGTAAAGGGTATACCGAATATTGGCGACTACAAGGAAGGGGAAATAAAGTTAAATAGGAATAAATTATACATATCAGTAGGAGCAAATACTAATTCAGGAATAGTAGGAGAAGATAATATATGGAGCAGTGCATATGAAGAAAGTTGTGATTTACCAACATATGGAGTAACTTTAAGAGGTATTAATTACGGTGATACAGGAGCATTTGTACCTAAAGGATCTATTACTAAAAAAAATCAGAAAGTAAAGGGAAACAATATTGGAAATGCTAGCGTAATAACATATGATTTAACAAATAAAGAAATATCTACATATGGTTATGGTATAAGAAATGTTAAAGGTATGGATTTTGATAAAGGTGGAAATTTATATGCTGGCGTCGGTGGTATGGAAGATAGAGGCTCTAGACCAGTTAAAGGTGATTATGATTATATTTATAAAATAGAAAAAGGGGGGTGGTATGGATGGCCAGATTATTCAGGAGGAGATTCATTAGATTCTCCAAGATTTAACTGTAGTTTATTGTTAAACGAAGTACCTACAATAAATCCACCGTCACCTTTGTATGCTAATAAAAATGTAAGTAGTATTGAGAGTTTATCAATTAAAGATAATATAATTTATTTTATAGATAATAAGGATAAGGTTTTAAAGTCTCTAAATCTGTTTGGTGCAACTACGGGGGAATTAAAGTTTCCGGACGATTTTAATTTAAAGAAAGTTAAGATACATAATAATAATATATATATATTGGAAAATGGAGAAGGGATGATTTTTAAATATGATATTGATAGTATTGGCAAAAAGTATGATAATATAATAGTATTATTATTAATAATAATATTAATAATAATAGTGGCAATGATTATATTATTGAAGAGATCATTAGTTAAATCAAAAGAGTTGAGGATGAAGAAATGTGAAAAATAA
- a CDS encoding zinc dependent phospholipase C family protein has translation MKNNKVEVGYGKTMAIVMNVANPVKKKVIKTTCVIHKFINIKALELIKELGYSKEYMFFSKYIGELNYGAFWIDQDFRSRNHLYYLNYEKGMYGFSNAFTESEKYFEEAIKTMHKEGIGKSVFYLGTVCHLIQDMTVPHHVIRGKLKEHRAYEQFIRRKYRNNEFAKIKGKRIIKFETIGEFIKENAENSYQLYHKLNCYEKNEKFDIMCNILLERAIETTAGLLISYYEMIFENRI, from the coding sequence GTGAAAAATAATAAGGTAGAAGTAGGATATGGAAAGACAATGGCTATAGTAATGAATGTAGCTAATCCTGTGAAGAAAAAAGTAATAAAAACCACATGTGTAATACATAAATTTATAAATATAAAGGCGTTAGAGCTTATCAAAGAATTAGGATATTCTAAAGAATATATGTTTTTTTCTAAATATATTGGAGAATTAAACTATGGAGCTTTTTGGATAGATCAAGATTTTAGAAGTAGAAATCATCTTTACTATTTGAACTATGAGAAAGGTATGTATGGATTTTCTAATGCTTTCACAGAATCAGAAAAGTATTTTGAAGAAGCTATTAAAACAATGCATAAAGAAGGAATTGGGAAATCAGTTTTTTATTTAGGGACAGTGTGTCACCTAATACAGGATATGACTGTACCTCATCATGTTATAAGAGGAAAGCTTAAAGAACATAGAGCTTATGAACAATTTATTAGAAGAAAATATAGAAATAATGAATTTGCTAAAATAAAAGGAAAAAGGATAATAAAATTTGAAACAATAGGGGAGTTTATAAAAGAGAACGCTGAAAATTCGTATCAATTGTATCATAAATTAAATTGCTACGAAAAAAATGAAAAATTTGATATCATGTGTAATATATTATTAGAGAGAGCTATAGAAACAACTGCCGGATTGTTAATAAGTTATTATGAAATGATTTTTGAAAATAGAATTTAG